A single window of Rana temporaria chromosome 1, aRanTem1.1, whole genome shotgun sequence DNA harbors:
- the DIRAS2 gene encoding GTP-binding protein Di-Ras2: MPEQSNDYRVVVFGAGGVGKSSLVLRFVKGTFRESYIPTIEDTYRQVISCDKSICTLQITDTTGSHQFPAMQRLSISKGHAFILVFSVTSRQSLEELKPIYEQICQIKGDVESIPIMLVGNKSDETQNRELESSEGEAIAKKWKCAFMETSAKMNHNVKELFQELLNLEKRRTVSLQIDGKKSKQQKRKEKLKGKCVVM; encoded by the coding sequence ATGCCAGAACAAAGTAATGATTACAGAGTAGTGGTgtttggagcaggaggagtcggTAAAAGTTCCCTTGTCCTAAGGTTTGTGAAAGGCACATTTCGAGAAAGTTACATCCCAACAATCGAAGACACCTACAGACAAGTGATAAGCTGTGATAAAAGCATATGTACTTTACAAATTACAGACACCACTGGAAGCCACCAATTTCCAGCTATGCAGCGTCTGTCTATATCAAAAGGACATGCCTTCATTTTGGTTTTCTCTGTGACCAGCAGGCAATCCCTTGAAGAACTGAAACCAATCTATGAACAAATTTGTCAGATTAAAGGGGATGTTGAAAGCATCCCTATAATGCTGGTTGGAAATAAAAGTGATGAAACGCAAAACAGAGAACTGGAAAGCTCAGAAGGAGAAGCAATAGCAAAAAAGTGGAAATGTGCCTTTATGGAGACATCAGCCAAGATGAACCACAATGTGAAAGAGCTGTTTCAAGAGCTACTAAACCTTGAGAAACGCAGGACTGTGAGCCTCCAGATAGATGGCAAAAAGAGCAaacagcaaaaaagaaaagaaaaattgaaaGGGAAATGTGTGGTTATGTAA